One region of Camelina sativa cultivar DH55 unplaced genomic scaffold, Cs unpScaffold11538, whole genome shotgun sequence genomic DNA includes:
- the LOC109131991 gene encoding probable E3 ubiquitin-protein ligase ATL44 encodes MIRPSRLLETAPPPPQPSQEMIVAESDMVVILSALLCALICVAGLAAVVRCAWLRRFTGGGDSSPSPNKGLKKKALQSLPRSTFTVAESTSGGGDDGDTT; translated from the coding sequence ATGATTCGACCGTCAAGATTACTTGAGACGGCGCCGCCGCCACCACAACCGTCTCAGGAGATGATCGTAGCGGAATCAGACATGGTGGTGATTTTGTCCGCTCTTCTTTGCGCTCTTATATGCGTAGCTGGCCTCGCCGCCGTCGTGCGTTGCGCTTGGCTCCGGAGGTTCACCGGCGGTGGAGATTCTTCGCCGTCTCCGAACAAAGGCTTGAAAAAGAAAGCTCTCCAGTCTCTACCAAGATCCACTTTCACCGTCGCGGAATCTACCTCCGGCGGCGGTGACGACGGAGACACGACG